The following are encoded in a window of Corvus moneduloides isolate bCorMon1 chromosome 26, bCorMon1.pri, whole genome shotgun sequence genomic DNA:
- the THRA gene encoding thyroid hormone receptor alpha, which produces MEQKPSTLDPLSEPEDTRWLDGKRKRKSSQCLVKSSMSGYIPSYLDKDEQCVVCGDKATGYHYRCITCEGCKGFFRRTIQKNLHPTYSCKYDGCCVIDKITRNQCQLCRFKKCISVGMAMDLVLDDSKRVAKRKLIEENRERRRKEEMIKSLQHRPNPSAEEWELIHVVTEAHRSTNAQGSHWKQKRKFLPEDIGQSPMASMPDGDKVDLEAFSEFTKIITPAITRVVDFAKKLPMFSELPCEDQIILLKGCCMEIMSLRAAVRYDPESETLTLSGEMAVKREQLKNGGLGVVSDAIFDLGKSLSAFNLDDTEVALLQAVLLMSSDRTGLICVEKIEKCQETYLLAFEHYINYRKHNIPHFWPKLLMKVTDLRMIGACHASRFLHMKVECPTELFPPLFLEVFEDQEV; this is translated from the exons ATGGAACAGAAGCCCAGCACCCTGGACCCGCTGTCGGAGCCAGAGGACACCCG GTGGCTGGATGGGAAGCGCAAAAGAAAGAGCAGCCAATGTTTGGTGAAGAGCAGCATGTCAG GGTACATCCCTAGTTACCTGGACAAAGATGAACAGTGCGTGGTGTGCGGGGACAAGGCCACCGGCTACCACTACCGCTGCATCACCTGCGAGGGCTGCAAG GGATTTTTCCGTCGGACCATCCAGAAGAACCTGCACCCCACCTACTCCTGCAAGTACGATGGGTGCTGTGTCATCGACAAGATCACCCGCAaccagtgccagctctgccgCTTCAAGAAGTGCATCTCCGTGGGCATGGCCATGGACC TGGTGCTGGATGACTCGAAGCGGGTAGCCAAGCGGAAGCTGATCGAGGAGaaccgggagcggcggcggaaGGAGGAGATGATCAAGTCCCTGCAGCATCGCCCGAACCCCAGCGCCGAGGAGTGGGAGCTGATCCACGTTGTGACAGAAGCCCACCGCAGCACCAATGCCCAGGGCAGCCACTGGAAGCAGAAGCGGAAATTCCTG CCTGAGGACATCGGCCAGTCCCCCATGGCCTCCATGCCCGACGGGGACAAAGTCGACCTGGAGGCGTTCAGCGAGTTTACAAAAATCATCACCCCGGCCATCACCCGCGTGGTCGACTTTGCCAAAAAACTGCCCATGTTTTCAGAG CTGCCTTGCGAGGACCAGATCATCCTGCTGAAGGGGTGCTGCATGGAGATCATGTCGCTGCGGGCGGCCGTGCGCTACGACCCCGAGAGCGAGACGCTGACGCTGAGCGGGGAGATGGCAGTGAAGCGCGAGCAGCTCAAGAACGGCGGCCTCGGCGTCGTCTCCGATGCCATCTTCGACCTGGGCAAGTCCCTCTCTGCCTTCAACCTGGATGACACCGAGGTGGCCCTGCTCCAGGCCGTGCTGCTCATGTCCTCAG ACCGGACGGGGCTGATCTGCGTGGAGAAGATCGAGAAGTGCCAGGAGACGTATCTGCTGGCCTTTGAGCACTACATCAACTACCGCAAACACAACATTCCCCACTTCTGGCCCAAGCTGCTGATGAAGGTGACGGATCTGCGGATGATCGGCGCCTGCCACGCCAGCCGCTTCCTGCACATGAAGGTGGAGTGTCCCACCGAGCTCTTCCCCCCCCTCTTCCTCGAGGTCTTCGAGGACCAGGAGGTGTAG
- the LOC116455891 gene encoding collagen alpha-3(IV) chain-like: protein MSLAGTLGAPSPCQGPLATPCVTWVPQSQWTSLVPRGHPRIPVSVQVPQGPPDTQCLDRVPWSSHGHPLSPVSTPGTPGSLPGSHGLPMSLADTPRSPCPPGTPESRGYPTPMPPLHPTSLQGLQGSQSPTSPSAPRGSGRCHRGGSALGWAIRGAPRALPPALPHSPAGSGRRRRDPTGGPGGNPSVRLPPIPCTRPAPGGREHPGTPTPSTCRAPEWARGVPTPGFVGSRVGAAVLRCWGRSPELRVLRAGGTQASSPFPIPPTLRGSPLPAPPKHEGGLLGGARGARGAGDHPMHHG from the coding sequence ATGTCCCTGGCAGGCACCCTGGGGGCCCCAAGTCCTTGCCAGGGTCCCCTGGCCACCCCATGTGTCACCTGGGTCCCCCAAAGTCAATGGACATCCCTTGTCCCCCGTGGTCACCCCAGGATTCCCGTGTCCGTGCAGGTACCCCAGGGTCCCCCGGACACCCAATGTCTCGACCGGGTCCCCTGGAGTTCCCACGGACACCCCTTATCCCCTGTGAGCACCCCAGGAACTCCAGGGTCATTGCCAGGGTCCCACGGACTCCCTATGTCCCTGGCGGACACCCCGaggtccccatgtcccccaggCACCCCAGAGTCCCGTGGATACCCCACTCCCATGccccccctgcaccccacatccctgcagggTCTGCAGGGGTCCCAGTCCCCCACGTCCCCCTCGGCGCCCCGTGGGTCAGGGCGGTGCCATCGGGGCGGCAGCGCCCTGGGGTGGGCGATAAGGGGGGCCCCGCGGGCGCTGCCCCCCGCCCTGCCCCATTCcccggcggggagcggccggCGCCGGCGGGACCCGACGGGGGGGCCAGGGGGGAACCCGAGCGTCCGGCTCCCGCCCATCCCCTGCACCCGCCCCGCTCCCGGAGGGAGGGAGCACCCGGGGAcccccacacccagcacctgcagagcGCCAGAGTGGGCTCGAGGGGTGCCCACGCCTGGGTTTGTGGGATCCCGGGTGGGTGCGGCGGTCCTGAGGTGCTGGGGACGCTCCCCTGAATTACGGGTGCTCCGTGCAGGGGGGACCCAGGCATCCAgtccctttcccatccctcctACCCTTCGGGGATCCCCACTTCCAGCCCCCCCAAAACACGAGGGTGGGCTCCTGGGAGGGGCACGAGGGGCCCGGGGTGCTGGGGACCACCCAATGCATCACGGATga
- the NR1D1 gene encoding nuclear receptor subfamily 1 group D member 1, with product MAAPEAGSTGGVISYVGSSGASPTRTSPVSLCSDSSNGSSQSGSQPFPTYFPPSPTGSLQDSRAYGGATLAPHEDGSPSSSSSSSSSTSSSSYGSSVNFPGVQPVPADERRRSSPSKTGSTVTKLNGMVLLCKVCGDVASGFHYGVHACEGCKGFFRRSIQQNIQYKKCLKNENCSIVRINRNRCQQCRFKKCLLVGMSRDAVRFGRIPKREKQRMLAEMQSAMGGMANAPPPMPGPGEGPAAGGGRAPPPGPPPLAPPACFSQFPQQLTPPRSPSPGGATEDVIAQVAKAHKEIFIYAHDKLGPPPACDSGLLRWDAPPAWAPGPPEPRLCPAAYPEPPAPRGCPWPRGPKDVLPACPMNSHVPGRSGRSVQEIWEDFSLSFTPAVREVVEFAKHIPGFQALSQHDQVTLLKAGTFEVLMVRFASLFDVKEQTVTFMSRTRYGLEELWAMGMGDLLGAMFDFSEKLSALELSDEELGLFTAVVLVSADRSGMEDTASVEQLQETLLRALRALVLKTRPAETSRFTKLLLKLPDLRTLNNLHSEKLLSFRIDAQ from the exons ATGGCGGCCCCCGAGGCCGGCAGCACAG GTGGGGTGATCAGCTACGTGGGCTCCAGCGGCGCCTCTCCCACTCGCAccagccccgtgtccctgtgcagCGACAGCTCCAACGGCAGCTCCCAGTCGGGCTCGCAGCCCTTCCCCACGTACTTCCCACCGTCGCCCACCGGATCCCTCCAGGATTCCCGCGCCTATGGAGGAGCCACGCTGGCCCCCCATGAGGACggctccccttcctcctcctcctcatcctcctcctccacctcctcttcctcataCGGCTCCTCGGTGAATTTCCCCGGGGTGCAGCCGGTCCCCGCAGACGAGCGGCGCCGCAGCTCGCCAAGCAAAACCGGCAGCACCGTCACGA AGCTCAACGGAATGGTGCTGCTTTGCAAGGTCTGCGGGGACGTCGCCTCCGGCTTCCACTACGGCGTCCACGCCTGCGAGGGCTGCAAG GGCTTCTTCCGCCGCAGCATCCAGCAGAACATCCAGTACAAGAAGTGCCTCAAGAACGAGAACTGCTCTATCGTCCGCATCAACCGCAACCGCTGCCAGCAGTGCCGCTTCAAGAAGTGCCTGCTGGTCGGCATGTCCCGTGACG CCGTGCGCTTCGGGCGCATCCCCAAGCGGGAGAAGCAGCGGATGCTGGCGGAGATGCAGAGCGCCATGGGCGGCATGGCCAACGCCCCACCGCCGATGCCGGGGCCCGGCGAGGGTCCCGCCGCGGGCGGGGGCCGcgcgccgccccccggccccccgccGCTCGCCCCCCCGGCCTGCTTCTCCCAGTTCCCCCAGCAGCTGACGCCCCCCCGCTCGCCCAGCCCCGGGGGGGCCACCGAGGACGTCATCGCGCAGGTGGCCAAGGCCCATAAGGAGATCTTCATCTACGCGCACGACAagctgggacccccccccgcCTGCGACAGCGGTCTCCTGCGCTGGGACGCGCCCCCCGCCTgggcccccggcccccccgaGCCCCGGCTCTGCCCTGCCGCCTACCCcgagcccccggccccgcgggggtGCCCCTGGCCCCGCGGCCCCAAGGACGTCCTGCCG GCGTGCCCCATGAACAGCCACGTGCCCGGCCGCAGCGGGCGCTCCGTGCAGGAGATCTGGGAGGATTTCTCCCTCAGCTTCACCCCCGCCGTCCGCGAGGTTGTCGAGTTCGCCAAGCACATTCCCGGCTTCCAGGCACTCTCACAGCATGACCAGGTCACCCTGCTCAAGGCTGGCACCTTTGAG GTGCTGATGGTTCGCTTCGCGTCGCTGTTCGACGTGAAGGAGCAGACGGTGACGTTCATGAGCCGCACACGGTACGGACTGGAGGAGCTGTGGGCCATGGGCATGGGAGACCTGCTCGGGGCCATGTTCGACTTCAGCGAGAAGCTCAGCGCCCTCGAGCTCAGTGACGAGGAGCTGGGGCTCTTCACTGCCGTCGTCCTTGTCTCGGCAG ACCGCTCGGGCATGGAGGACACAGCATcagtggagcagctgcaggagacgCTGCTGCGGGCCCTGCGCGCCCTTGTGCTGAAGACGCGCCCGGCTGAGACCTCGCGCTTCACCaaactgctgctgaagctgcCGGACCTGCGCACCCTCAACAACCTCCACTCCGAGAAGCTGCTCTCCTTCCGCATCGACGCCCAGTAG
- the MSL1 gene encoding male-specific lethal 1 homolog — protein MGAGGGSPGQAACLRQILLLQLDLIEQQQQQLQAKERQIEELRAERDTLLARIERMERRVQLVKKDSEREKHRIFQGFEVDEKPEAEACEKLPLECPQDLLEPPPTLQPKHFPYGRNGKGHKRKPTFGSAERKTPVKKLVSDFSKVKSKTPKHSPGKEESGGSLAETVCKRELRSQETPEKPRSLLETPLRASAPPKGPSTHPKEKGFVSEADDLPYLSTTEMYLCRWHQPPPSPLPLREPSPKKEETVAIPSWRDHVVEPLRDPNPSDLLENLDDSVFSKRHAKLELDEKRRKRWDIQRIREQRILQRLQLRMYKRKGIQESEPEVTSFFPEPDDVESLLITPYLPVVAFGRPLPKLTPQNFELPWLDERSRCRLEVQKKQTPHRTCRK, from the exons ATGGGCGCCGGCGGAGGGTCGCCCGGGCAGGCCGCCTGCCTGCGGCagatcctgctgctccagctggaccTGAtcgagcagcagcagcagcagctgcaggccaAGGAGCGGCAGATCGAGGAGCTCCGGGCCGAGCGCGACACG CTCCTGGCGCGGATTGAGCGCATGGAAAGGCGGGTGCAGCTGGTGAAGAAGGACAGCGAGCGGGAGAAGCACCGCATCTTCCAGGGCTTTGAGGTGGACGAGAAGCCAGAGGCAGAGGCATGTGAGAAGCTGCCTCTGGAGTGTCCCCAGGACCTGCTGGAGCCCCCCCCGACCCTGCAGCCCAAGCACTTCCCCTATGGCAGGAACGGGAAGGGGCATAAAAG GAAGCCAACATTCGGGAGCGCGGAGAGGAAGACGCCTGTTAAAAAACTAGTGTCGGATTTCTCCAAAGTGAAGAGTAAAACTCCAAAGCACTCCCCGGGGAAGGAGGAATCGGGTGGCTCCTTGGCCGAAACTGTTTGTAAACGAGAACTGCGGAGCCAAGAGACTCCGGAAAAACCCCGGTCGCTCCTGGAGACCCCGCTCCGAGCGTCAGCCCCGCCGAAGggccccagcacccaccccaAGGAGAAAGGCTTTGTCAGCGAGGCCGACGACCTGCCCTATCTCTCCACCACCGAAATGTACTTGTGCCGCTGGCACCAGCCACCCCCATCACCGCTGCCGCTGCGGGAACCTTCTCCAAAAAAGGAGGAGACTGTAGCAA TTCCGTCTTGGAGGGACCATGTCGTGGAGCCCCTGAGAGACCCCAACCCCTCGGACCTCCTGGAG AACCTGGACGACAGTGTCTTTTCCAAACGGCACGCAAAGCTGGAGCTGGATGAGAAACGAAGGAAAAG GTGGGACATCCAGCGGATCAGGGAACAGAGAATCCTACAGCGGCTGCAGCTCCGAATGTACAAAAGGAAAGGGATTCAGGAGTCGGAACCTGAAGTTACCTCATTTTTCCCTGAGCCAGATGATG TGGAAAGTTTGCTCATCACCCCTTACCTGCCCGTCGTCGCCTTTGGCCGGCCCTTGCCCAAACTGACCCCACA gaaCTTCGAGCTGCCCTGGCTGGACGAGCGCAGCCGCTGCCGGCTGGAGGTGCAGAAGAAGCAGACGCCGCACCGGACCTGTCGGAAATAA